One genomic window of Halanaerobium saccharolyticum subsp. saccharolyticum DSM 6643 includes the following:
- the holA gene encoding DNA polymerase III subunit delta has translation MDVEDFIKKEKKPKKAYYIYAENSYLRNKFKKEFIVKFVPEEIRDFNLSYVNYGDEYFKRLKNAVQTPPMGAEKRFIISHLEEGDSLNKGEKEKLLEIFENINQSSTLVFLTANKIDKRKKFYLTLKEVVEYLEFDTPRYRDLDKWIINHFKEYNKKIDKKSIKMLENMFSNKLEILNSEIEKIVTRYPEKDKISYYDIKEIISREKFIEDEEIFNFLDLIGDKKTAQALLTLKEMLNKGVYPLYLLTMLKNQIELLMQVKFYSQYTNNNKKIASKLGKHPYPVKKAMQRSRNFTQKELEKILEEILRANYHFLTGYYPDQNTALEMIIIKSIVY, from the coding sequence ATGGATGTAGAAGATTTTATAAAAAAAGAGAAAAAACCAAAAAAAGCATATTATATTTATGCTGAGAACTCATATTTAAGAAATAAATTCAAAAAAGAGTTTATAGTTAAATTTGTACCAGAAGAAATTAGAGATTTTAATCTTTCCTATGTAAATTACGGTGATGAATATTTTAAAAGACTTAAGAATGCAGTTCAGACTCCCCCGATGGGAGCAGAGAAAAGATTTATTATTTCTCATTTAGAAGAAGGAGATTCTTTAAACAAAGGAGAAAAAGAGAAGCTGCTAGAGATTTTCGAGAATATTAATCAAAGTTCTACTTTAGTTTTTTTAACAGCTAATAAAATTGATAAAAGAAAGAAGTTTTACCTGACTTTGAAAGAAGTTGTAGAATATCTGGAGTTTGATACACCGCGCTATCGTGATTTGGATAAGTGGATCATTAATCATTTTAAAGAGTATAATAAAAAAATTGATAAAAAAAGTATCAAAATGTTGGAAAATATGTTTAGTAATAAATTAGAAATATTAAATAGTGAAATCGAAAAAATAGTAACTCGTTATCCTGAGAAAGATAAGATTTCATATTATGATATTAAAGAAATTATAAGTAGAGAAAAATTTATTGAAGATGAAGAGATTTTTAATTTTTTAGATTTAATAGGTGATAAAAAAACAGCTCAGGCACTTTTAACTTTAAAAGAGATGCTGAATAAGGGCGTTTATCCTTTGTATTTATTAACAATGCTTAAAAATCAAATTGAACTTTTAATGCAGGTTAAATTTTATAGTCAGTATACAAATAATAATAAAAAAATTGCCTCTAAATTGGGTAAACATCCTTATCCGGTAAAAAAAGCAATGCAGAGAAGCCGCAATTTCACCCAGAAAGAACTAGAAAAGATTTTAGAAGAAATACTGAGAGCCAATTATCATTTTTTAACCGGCTATTATCCTGATCAAAACACAGCCCTAGAAATGATTATTATTAAATCGATTGTTTATTAA
- the rpsT gene encoding 30S ribosomal protein S20: protein MPIIKSAKKRVKTTEKKTAQNREWKNRLKNAIKDMEKAVEAGEKEAAAEQLKETKKVIDKAVTRNIIHKNNAARKKSRLTKMYNNM, encoded by the coding sequence ATGCCTATTATTAAATCTGCTAAGAAAAGAGTTAAGACTACAGAAAAGAAAACTGCTCAAAATCGCGAATGGAAAAATAGATTAAAAAATGCGATTAAAGATATGGAAAAGGCAGTTGAAGCAGGGGAAAAAGAAGCTGCTGCAGAACAGTTAAAAGAGACTAAAAAGGTCATCGATAAGGCTGTAACAAGAAATATTATTCATAAAAACAATGCAGCCCGCAAAAAATCCCGCCTCACAAAGATGTATAATAATATGTAA
- the hrcA gene encoding heat-inducible transcriptional repressor HrcA → MVEELDSRKKRILQAIIQEHIISASPIGSRTLAKKYNLDVSPATIRNEMSDLEDLGYLEQPHTSAGRIPSDKGYRYYVDQLVSREKNQTPGVIENIEDLYQDLQDVQDIISGMAKMLSNMTHYTAMVSEPKSQVSRLKKVEIMQLADNSLLLVLVTDTGMVNNKIINLDQNLSAKKISYINNFLSDKLENKLLVNLDSDYLNEIEKELLSRIDLSVDLFKQFYNEFEGAFEPGGVKVYLGGTSYILEQPEFNDLEKVKKMLKLLDQEEMLNKIINSISSTDLEIKIGQENEVEDIKNCSLVVSTYYISNRAVGKIGVIGPTRMEYPRVISSVDVISDILGKLISKASG, encoded by the coding sequence ATGGTTGAAGAATTAGATTCAAGAAAAAAGAGAATACTGCAGGCCATCATTCAGGAACACATAATTTCCGCATCTCCAATTGGCTCAAGGACACTTGCGAAAAAATATAATCTGGATGTAAGTCCTGCAACTATCAGAAATGAAATGTCTGATTTAGAAGACTTAGGTTATTTAGAACAGCCACATACATCTGCTGGGAGAATACCTTCTGATAAAGGTTATCGTTATTACGTTGATCAGCTTGTCAGTAGAGAAAAAAATCAAACTCCTGGTGTAATTGAAAATATTGAAGATCTATATCAGGATCTGCAGGATGTACAGGATATTATTTCTGGTATGGCAAAAATGTTGTCCAATATGACTCATTATACTGCGATGGTAAGTGAGCCCAAAAGTCAGGTCAGTAGACTAAAAAAAGTTGAAATTATGCAGCTGGCGGATAATTCGCTGCTCTTAGTTTTGGTAACTGATACTGGAATGGTTAATAATAAAATTATTAATTTAGATCAGAATTTATCAGCCAAAAAAATTTCATATATCAATAATTTTTTAAGTGATAAATTAGAAAATAAATTACTTGTTAATTTGGATTCTGATTATTTAAATGAAATTGAAAAAGAGCTGCTGAGTCGAATTGACCTTTCTGTTGATTTATTTAAACAATTTTATAATGAGTTTGAAGGTGCATTTGAACCTGGCGGTGTTAAAGTTTATTTAGGAGGTACCTCCTATATTTTAGAGCAGCCAGAGTTTAATGATCTGGAAAAAGTAAAGAAAATGCTTAAACTACTTGATCAGGAAGAAATGTTAAATAAAATTATTAATAGTATTTCTAGTACTGATCTTGAAATTAAGATTGGTCAGGAAAACGAAGTGGAAGATATTAAAAATTGTTCACTTGTCGTTTCAACTTATTATATTTCTAATAGGGCAGTTGGGAAAATTGGAGTTATTGGTCCCACCCGAATGGAATATCC
- the hemW gene encoding radical SAM family heme chaperone HemW translates to MHKINFKSANAVYIHLPFCSSKCPYCDFYSIKYTKKRVDQYWAALFMELEELSKKVKNNLIQTIYIGGGTPSLVDPILINELIKKIKSKFKLPPAAEITMEVNPASINEEKIIRLKRAGINRLSVGIQSFNDDHLSFLGRKSNSINSKKTLALIDYYFDNYSADLIFALPDQTLKEFENDLKTMLEFSPPHISLYNLEIHENTPFYQKYNSGELKLPAEELDADMYELALKNLTAAGYQHYEISNFSQPGYRAHHNYIYWLYQPYLALGPGASGFDGDCRYQNLKDLEQYIKYYNPKGLSFKEFNELQQKNSIIYLEKDKNNKIREIDCLSKKEKMAEYSFLALRTEKGLFYHKFYKKFDQKFRSIYKDEIKELKENKLIIEENERIHLTNRGKEVANEVFLKFLLE, encoded by the coding sequence ATGCATAAGATAAACTTTAAGAGTGCAAATGCTGTATATATTCATCTTCCGTTTTGCAGTAGTAAATGTCCTTACTGTGACTTTTATTCAATTAAATATACTAAAAAAAGGGTGGACCAGTATTGGGCCGCCCTTTTTATGGAATTAGAAGAATTATCAAAAAAAGTAAAAAATAATTTGATTCAGACTATTTATATCGGTGGTGGTACTCCTTCTTTAGTAGATCCAATTTTGATAAATGAGTTAATAAAAAAAATTAAAAGCAAATTTAAACTTCCTCCTGCTGCTGAAATAACAATGGAAGTTAATCCTGCCTCAATAAATGAAGAAAAAATAATTAGATTAAAAAGAGCTGGTATTAATCGTCTAAGTGTTGGGATTCAAAGTTTTAATGATGATCATTTATCTTTTCTTGGAAGAAAGAGTAATTCCATTAATTCTAAAAAAACTTTAGCTTTAATAGATTATTATTTTGATAATTACAGTGCTGATTTAATTTTTGCTCTACCAGATCAGACATTAAAGGAATTTGAGAATGATTTAAAAACAATGCTGGAATTTTCTCCTCCTCATATTTCTTTATATAATCTTGAGATACATGAAAACACTCCTTTTTATCAAAAATATAATAGTGGGGAATTAAAGCTGCCTGCAGAAGAACTTGATGCAGATATGTATGAGCTGGCTCTCAAAAATTTAACTGCTGCTGGTTATCAACACTATGAGATTTCTAACTTTTCACAGCCAGGTTATAGAGCGCATCATAATTATATTTACTGGCTTTATCAGCCATATCTTGCTTTAGGGCCAGGTGCTTCAGGTTTTGATGGGGATTGCAGATATCAAAATTTAAAAGACCTTGAACAATATATAAAATATTATAATCCAAAAGGATTAAGTTTTAAGGAGTTTAATGAACTTCAGCAAAAGAATAGTATAATTTATTTGGAAAAAGATAAAAATAATAAAATTAGAGAAATTGACTGTTTAAGTAAAAAAGAAAAAATGGCTGAATACTCATTTTTGGCTTTAAGAACTGAAAAAGGCTTATTTTATCATAAATTTTATAAAAAATTCGATCAGAAATTTAGATCTATATATAAAGATGAGATTAAAGAATTAAAAGAAAATAAGTTAATAATTGAAGAGAATGAGAGAATTCATTTGACAAATCGAGGAAAAGAAGTGGCAAATGAAGTTTTTCTTAAATTTTTATTGGAATAA
- the lepA gene encoding translation elongation factor 4, translated as MQTDNIRNFCIIAHIDHGKSTLADRMLEYTGTITDRKMQEQVLDKMDLERERGITIKAQAVTIEHQGYELNLIDTPGHVDFAYEVSRSLAACEGAILVIDAAQGVEAQTMANIYLALEHDLEIIPVINKIDLPSANPQRVKEQLLDIGIDPDEAILASAKNGTNIDQILDAIIERVPAPYNGENQPLKALIFDTLYDSYQGVIAYVRVMNGSVKKGDKILLMSNQKSYEVDEVGFFGPAMQKKDELTSGEVGYIISGIKDVRNCRVGDTITLKKNPAEKALPGYKKVQPMVFSGLYPTDNADYEVLKEALEKLQLNDASFTFEPETSEALGFGFRCGFLGLLHMEVIQERLEREYDLDLVITAPSVEYQIIKKNGEELKIENPAAFPEQSEIDKIKEPFVIAEVHLPEEYVGQAMELCQDNRGEFKDMQYVDQDRVNLKYEMPLSEIITDFFNQLKSKTRGYATLDYELKGYKVSKLVKLDILVNKEVVDALSTIVHDEHSYQEGNALVRRLKEVIPRHMFKVPIQAAVGGKIIARVNIPAVRKDVLQKCYGGDVSRKRKLLEKQKEGKKRMKQVGSVEIPQEAFMTVLERDENA; from the coding sequence TTGCAAACTGATAATATAAGGAATTTTTGCATAATCGCTCATATTGATCACGGGAAATCAACTCTTGCTGATCGTATGTTAGAATATACAGGAACGATTACTGATCGTAAAATGCAGGAACAAGTTTTAGACAAGATGGATTTAGAAAGAGAAAGAGGAATTACTATTAAAGCTCAAGCGGTGACAATTGAACACCAGGGTTATGAGCTGAATTTAATTGATACTCCCGGCCATGTTGACTTTGCCTATGAGGTATCAAGAAGTTTGGCTGCTTGTGAGGGTGCTATTTTGGTTATTGATGCAGCTCAGGGTGTTGAAGCCCAGACAATGGCCAATATTTATTTAGCTTTAGAGCATGATTTAGAAATTATACCAGTAATAAATAAAATCGACTTACCATCTGCCAATCCTCAAAGAGTTAAAGAGCAGCTATTAGATATAGGTATTGATCCAGATGAAGCAATTTTAGCCAGTGCTAAAAATGGAACAAACATTGATCAGATTCTTGATGCAATTATTGAGCGTGTTCCAGCTCCATATAATGGAGAAAATCAGCCATTAAAAGCACTGATTTTTGATACTCTTTATGATTCTTATCAAGGAGTAATTGCTTATGTTAGAGTTATGAATGGCTCTGTTAAAAAAGGGGATAAAATTTTATTGATGTCCAACCAAAAAAGTTATGAAGTAGATGAGGTTGGATTTTTTGGACCTGCTATGCAGAAAAAAGATGAATTAACTTCTGGTGAAGTAGGGTATATTATTTCAGGTATTAAGGACGTAAGAAACTGTCGGGTGGGTGACACAATTACTCTAAAGAAAAACCCTGCAGAAAAAGCTCTGCCTGGTTACAAAAAGGTACAGCCTATGGTTTTTAGTGGACTTTATCCAACTGACAATGCTGATTATGAGGTTTTAAAAGAAGCTTTAGAAAAACTGCAGTTAAATGATGCTTCCTTTACATTTGAGCCTGAAACTTCAGAAGCTTTAGGTTTTGGATTTCGCTGTGGATTTTTAGGTCTGCTGCATATGGAAGTTATACAGGAAAGATTAGAAAGAGAATATGATCTTGATCTTGTGATAACCGCTCCCAGTGTAGAATATCAGATTATCAAAAAGAATGGTGAAGAATTAAAAATAGAAAATCCAGCTGCTTTTCCTGAACAGAGTGAAATTGACAAAATTAAAGAGCCCTTTGTGATTGCAGAAGTTCATCTGCCTGAAGAATATGTGGGTCAAGCGATGGAGCTTTGTCAGGACAACCGTGGTGAATTTAAAGATATGCAATATGTAGATCAGGATCGGGTAAATTTGAAATATGAAATGCCTTTAAGTGAAATTATTACGGACTTTTTTAACCAGTTGAAATCAAAAACTAGAGGCTATGCAACTTTAGATTACGAATTAAAAGGATACAAGGTATCCAAGCTTGTCAAACTCGACATTTTAGTAAATAAAGAAGTTGTAGATGCATTATCCACAATTGTACATGATGAACATTCATATCAGGAAGGTAATGCACTTGTAAGAAGATTGAAAGAAGTTATTCCCCGTCATATGTTTAAAGTTCCAATTCAAGCTGCAGTAGGTGGTAAAATCATCGCTCGGGTTAATATTCCTGCTGTACGCAAAGATGTTTTGCAGAAATGTTATGGTGGAGATGTCAGTCGTAAGCGTAAGTTATTAGAAAAGCAAAAAGAGGGTAAAAAGAGGATGAAACAGGTAGGAAGTGTAGAAATTCCTCAGGAAGCCTTTATGACAGTTCTAGAAAGGGACGAAAATGCATAA